A single region of the Salicibibacter cibi genome encodes:
- a CDS encoding glycosyltransferase has translation MEKTKVMFFIYEMGAGGAARTLLNIINHLDRTRFTPVLVTLNFSGTYEQELAEDVTFIKLETKRLRKAIFPLAKVIRAEKPHIVFSTQFPDLNVAAILANLFSFTRAKSIVREADHFGGGFRTNTRLFITGFFYKCSRQVISLSEGVKENLVRRYKIKPGHIQVIHNPIDVENIQAKMNEEIDAEHRNLFATEDNVIVTAGRLVEQKDQQTLLKAFAAVHARIKSRLVILGEGPLQATLEQQAAELNIGEHVHFIGFQSNPYRYFRRADAFVLASKHEGFSHVIAEALATGTPVVSTDCRSGPAEVLNDGEFGSLCEVGNDAQMAEQIAEVLSLSEKERTECVGKGYKRAKDFDAGQIVAQYEETFLRTLT, from the coding sequence ATGGAAAAAACGAAAGTAATGTTTTTTATTTACGAAATGGGTGCGGGTGGGGCGGCCAGAACGTTATTGAATATCATCAATCATTTGGATCGCACGCGCTTTACGCCTGTATTGGTGACGCTAAACTTTAGCGGGACGTATGAACAGGAATTGGCCGAAGATGTCACGTTTATTAAGTTGGAGACAAAGCGGTTGCGAAAGGCCATTTTTCCGTTGGCGAAGGTGATTCGGGCGGAAAAACCTCACATCGTTTTTAGCACGCAATTTCCCGATTTGAACGTTGCTGCGATACTGGCCAACCTTTTTTCCTTCACGCGCGCGAAAAGCATCGTTCGCGAGGCGGATCATTTTGGCGGAGGGTTTCGAACGAACACAAGGTTGTTTATTACCGGGTTCTTTTACAAATGTTCCCGGCAAGTGATTTCGTTATCGGAAGGCGTAAAAGAAAACCTTGTCCGACGCTATAAAATAAAGCCCGGCCATATACAGGTGATTCATAATCCGATCGATGTTGAAAATATACAAGCGAAAATGAATGAAGAGATTGATGCGGAACATCGGAACTTATTTGCAACGGAAGACAACGTCATTGTGACAGCAGGACGACTCGTTGAACAAAAAGACCAGCAAACGTTGCTGAAAGCTTTTGCGGCCGTGCACGCACGCATCAAAAGCCGTTTGGTCATTCTAGGAGAGGGACCGTTACAAGCGACGCTAGAGCAACAGGCGGCTGAGCTAAACATCGGGGAACACGTGCATTTTATCGGCTTTCAAAGTAACCCATATCGTTATTTTCGCCGAGCGGATGCCTTCGTGCTTGCTTCTAAACATGAAGGCTTCAGCCATGTGATTGCCGAAGCATTGGCAACCGGAACGCCTGTCGTTTCCACCGATTGCCGCTCGGGTCCGGCGGAAGTGCTCAATGATGGTGAATTCGGCTCCCTCTGTGAAGTCGGCAATGACGCGCAAATGGCAGAACAGATTGCGGAAGTCCTATCCCTTTCGGAAAAAGAACGAACGGAATGCGTGGGAAAGGGCTATAAACGGGCAAAGGATTTTGACGCGGGACAGATTGTGGCGCAGTATGAAGAAACATTCCTGCGAACGTTAACGTAA
- the pdxT gene encoding pyridoxal 5'-phosphate synthase glutaminase subunit PdxT, whose translation MVKIGVLALQGAVHEHAKRLESEGTSKAVLVKRTEQLWDLDGLILPGGESTTMRRLIDRYDFMDPLRQFAASGKPVFGTCAGLILMANAIEGEEKGYLAFMDVTVERNAFGRQKESFETELYAKGIANDLIAVFIRAPLITKVGTDVEVIAYHQEEIVAAKQGQFLACSFHPELTDDHRFHHYFVDMVKNAKKNVV comes from the coding sequence ATGGTGAAGATCGGTGTGCTTGCACTCCAAGGCGCTGTTCACGAACATGCGAAGAGGCTTGAAAGTGAAGGGACAAGCAAAGCAGTTCTTGTCAAAAGAACTGAGCAGCTTTGGGATCTTGACGGACTTATTTTGCCTGGAGGCGAAAGTACAACGATGCGACGGCTGATTGACCGTTATGATTTTATGGACCCGCTCCGTCAATTCGCCGCTTCCGGGAAGCCGGTTTTTGGCACATGTGCCGGCCTTATTCTAATGGCAAATGCGATTGAAGGAGAAGAAAAAGGGTATCTGGCGTTCATGGATGTAACCGTCGAACGAAATGCTTTTGGCCGCCAAAAAGAAAGTTTTGAAACGGAATTGTACGCAAAGGGAATCGCGAATGATTTGATTGCTGTTTTTATACGCGCCCCTTTAATCACGAAAGTTGGAACGGATGTTGAGGTTATCGCTTATCATCAGGAAGAAATTGTCGCCGCAAAACAGGGACAATTTCTTGCTTGTTCGTTTCATCCTGAACTGACAGATGATCATCGTTTTCACCATTATTTTGTTGACATGGTAAAAAACGCAAAAAAAAACGTCGTATAA
- a CDS encoding D-alanyl-D-alanine carboxypeptidase family protein — MKKWTSIVSGATLFLALTTTTEAQTPEIEAEASILVDVETGKILYDDDIDALLPMASMAKMMTEYLVNEAIEEGDLSWDEEVSVSEEVADLSQDESLSNVYLRTDQTYSIEELYEAMAIESANGATVALAEAVAGSETDFVDMMNDKAAELGIEDYEFVNSSGLNNSSMEGNHPEGTDADAENMMSARGTAQLAYNLIQDYPEVLDVASTEEMVFMEGSEMDELPIANWNHMLGGTDFSHAYEGVDGIKTGNTDAAGFAFTGTVEQDDTRLLSVVMRTDSMDARFEETAVLYDYGFDTFTTEEVISEGEQDDEVSTLPVPDGQEQEVSVESGSALSLPIIEGEEEMYSTSVTVEEDLLDDDGALSAPLEAGEELGYVTVTYEGEDEEMYLTDEMESNVSVPLVAGEDVERANWFIRSMRGIGGFFSGLWDQTTDTVGGWFS; from the coding sequence ATGAAAAAATGGACGAGTATAGTAAGCGGTGCGACTTTGTTTCTGGCTTTAACAACAACAACAGAAGCACAAACCCCGGAGATTGAAGCTGAAGCCTCGATTTTGGTGGATGTGGAAACCGGAAAGATTTTATATGACGATGACATAGATGCATTGTTGCCAATGGCGAGTATGGCAAAAATGATGACGGAGTACCTCGTCAATGAAGCGATTGAAGAAGGCGATCTAAGTTGGGATGAAGAAGTTTCCGTCAGTGAAGAAGTTGCGGATTTATCACAGGATGAAAGTTTATCCAACGTCTATTTGCGAACCGACCAGACGTATAGCATTGAAGAGTTATACGAAGCTATGGCGATTGAGTCCGCGAATGGCGCGACGGTTGCGCTTGCGGAAGCTGTCGCCGGCTCAGAAACGGATTTCGTGGATATGATGAATGATAAAGCTGCGGAGTTGGGAATCGAAGATTATGAATTCGTTAATTCCAGCGGATTAAACAATTCGTCGATGGAAGGCAATCATCCGGAAGGGACCGATGCAGACGCTGAGAACATGATGTCTGCTCGGGGAACGGCTCAGCTTGCTTATAACCTGATCCAGGATTATCCTGAAGTATTAGACGTCGCGAGCACTGAAGAAATGGTTTTTATGGAAGGCAGTGAGATGGATGAACTGCCGATCGCGAATTGGAACCATATGTTGGGTGGGACTGATTTCTCACATGCATATGAAGGCGTGGACGGCATAAAAACCGGCAACACGGATGCTGCAGGTTTTGCATTTACAGGGACCGTTGAACAAGACGACACCCGTTTATTGTCCGTTGTTATGCGTACGGATAGCATGGATGCGCGTTTTGAAGAAACGGCGGTATTGTATGATTACGGGTTTGATACCTTTACAACCGAAGAAGTAATTTCTGAAGGAGAACAGGATGATGAAGTCTCGACATTGCCGGTTCCCGATGGACAGGAGCAGGAAGTGTCTGTCGAATCCGGATCCGCTTTATCCTTGCCTATTATTGAAGGAGAGGAAGAGATGTATTCAACTTCCGTGACGGTTGAAGAAGACCTGCTCGACGATGATGGAGCATTGAGTGCACCGCTAGAAGCTGGTGAGGAATTGGGCTATGTAACGGTCACTTATGAAGGCGAAGATGAAGAAATGTATCTCACGGATGAGATGGAAAGCAATGTCTCTGTTCCACTCGTTGCCGGGGAAGATGTAGAACGGGCGAATTGGTTTATTCGATCGATGCGTGGGATCGGTGGTTTCTTCTCCGGGCTTTGGGATCAAACGACAGATACGGTGGGAGGTTGGTTTTCGTAG
- a CDS encoding glycosyltransferase has translation MSKKVVHMTSVHHPFDTRIYHKECLSLQRAGYDVTLIAPETDAESEINIVPIKKYKNKFLRMAFSTYQVYKQAKKLQADVYHFHDPELLPVAWLLKEKNNAVIYDIHEDYATSIMQKEYLPRLLRKLITKAYKKMENVFARDMDLCLAEKYYQELYPSGQVILNYPLLNQSLLNREVSEDTGQPANKVLYTGNVDVDRGAYIQARLPLIDNEITAYFFGKCASEVAANMYETAGDQKDRLIIEGIDRYVPREDIDDQYMNRHWLAGIALFPPTEHYKRKELTKFFEYMSAGIPILCSDFPVWKAFIDRYQCGIAVDPQEGEAIRDALEYLRLYPEEAARMGRNGQKAVQEELNWQKEEEKLLQWYDEIWEQAREAGDDHAK, from the coding sequence ATGAGCAAAAAAGTCGTGCACATGACCTCGGTGCACCATCCGTTTGACACGAGGATTTACCATAAAGAGTGCCTGTCGCTTCAGCGCGCGGGCTATGATGTCACGCTGATCGCTCCTGAAACCGATGCCGAAAGTGAGATCAACATCGTTCCTATTAAAAAATATAAAAATAAATTTTTGCGAATGGCGTTTTCCACTTATCAGGTGTACAAACAGGCGAAAAAGCTGCAGGCGGACGTTTATCATTTTCATGATCCGGAACTGTTGCCGGTTGCTTGGTTGCTGAAGGAAAAAAATAATGCCGTCATCTATGACATACATGAAGATTACGCGACGAGCATTATGCAAAAGGAATATCTTCCTCGGCTATTACGAAAACTGATTACGAAGGCGTACAAAAAGATGGAGAACGTTTTCGCCCGGGATATGGACCTTTGTTTGGCGGAAAAATATTACCAGGAGCTGTATCCGAGCGGACAAGTGATTTTAAATTATCCGCTGCTTAATCAATCGCTGTTAAACCGAGAGGTTAGCGAAGACACCGGACAACCTGCAAACAAGGTTTTGTATACGGGAAATGTTGATGTCGATCGGGGGGCGTATATACAGGCACGATTACCGCTCATCGACAATGAAATCACCGCTTATTTTTTTGGCAAGTGCGCAAGTGAAGTGGCCGCCAACATGTATGAAACGGCCGGTGACCAAAAGGATAGACTCATCATTGAAGGAATTGATCGTTACGTACCCCGCGAAGACATTGACGATCAGTACATGAACCGGCACTGGTTGGCAGGCATCGCGCTCTTTCCGCCTACGGAGCATTATAAGCGCAAAGAACTCACCAAATTTTTCGAGTACATGAGTGCCGGCATTCCGATCCTATGCTCTGATTTTCCGGTTTGGAAAGCATTCATTGACCGTTATCAATGCGGGATCGCGGTTGATCCCCAAGAAGGAGAAGCGATTCGGGATGCGCTTGAATATTTGCGATTGTACCCGGAAGAAGCGGCGAGAATGGGCAGGAACGGGCAAAAGGCGGTACAGGAAGAATTAAATTGGCAAAAGGAAGAAGAAAAACTGCTGCAATGGTATGATGAGATATGGGAACAAGCGCGGGAGGCGGGTGATGACCATGCAAAATGA
- the pdxS gene encoding pyridoxal 5'-phosphate synthase lyase subunit PdxS: MADTGTDRVKRGMAEMQKGGVIMDVVNAEQAKIAEEAGAVAVMALERVPSDIRAAGGVARMADPNILEEVIEAVSIPVMAKARIGHIAEARVLEALGADYIDESEVLTPADDIYHIDKSTYTVPFVCGARDLGEALRRIGEGASMIRTKGEPGTGNIVEAVRHMRMVQGQIKKVAAMSRDELMTEAKNLGAPYELLVSIQESGKLPVVNFAAGGIATPADAALMMSLGSDGVFVGSGVFKSDEPQKFARAIVEATTHFEDYELIGRLSKGLGTAMKGIEISNIPEPERMQDRSL; encoded by the coding sequence TTGGCAGATACAGGTACAGATCGCGTTAAACGAGGAATGGCTGAGATGCAAAAAGGCGGCGTCATTATGGACGTTGTCAATGCAGAACAAGCAAAAATTGCCGAGGAAGCAGGCGCCGTTGCCGTTATGGCACTTGAACGTGTTCCTTCAGATATACGAGCCGCGGGCGGGGTCGCCCGGATGGCAGATCCAAATATATTGGAAGAAGTGATCGAAGCGGTGAGCATTCCGGTCATGGCGAAAGCGCGGATCGGTCACATTGCGGAAGCGCGCGTGCTGGAAGCGCTCGGCGCTGATTATATCGATGAAAGCGAAGTGCTTACACCTGCTGACGACATCTACCATATTGATAAGAGCACTTATACCGTACCGTTCGTTTGCGGCGCCCGCGACTTGGGCGAGGCGTTACGCCGCATTGGCGAAGGCGCGTCGATGATCCGGACAAAAGGAGAACCGGGCACGGGCAATATTGTGGAAGCTGTCCGTCATATGCGCATGGTGCAGGGGCAAATTAAAAAAGTAGCGGCCATGTCCCGTGATGAGTTAATGACCGAAGCGAAGAACTTGGGAGCCCCTTACGAACTTCTCGTTTCCATTCAGGAATCGGGCAAGTTGCCGGTCGTCAACTTTGCTGCCGGCGGGATCGCTACCCCCGCAGACGCGGCATTGATGATGTCGCTCGGTTCCGATGGTGTTTTCGTAGGATCCGGCGTATTCAAATCGGATGAGCCGCAAAAATTTGCACGCGCCATCGTTGAGGCGACGACACACTTTGAAGATTACGAATTGATCGGCCGTCTATCAAAAGGCTTGGGAACAGCCATGAAAGGCATTGAGATATCCAATATCCCTGAGCCGGAACGTATGCAAGATCGCAGTTTATAA
- the serS gene encoding serine--tRNA ligase — protein MLDIKYMRQNEEKVKKVLAERGIKATEVEQTIALDEKRRDLIVQTEEKKKQRNEISQQVAERKRAKEDAGDLIAQTKEVSQAIKRHDEELRNIEENLQQFMLSFPNLLNESVPEGESEEDNVEVRQWGTPTAFSFTPKAHWDLAAEHDLLDFERAAKVTGSRFAFYKGAGARMERALIQYMMDVHADEHGYTETLPPYIVHRDSMIGAGQLPKFEEDAFKLEDNPYYLIPTSEVPVVNIHRDEILDGDDLNIKYVAYSACFREEAGSAGRDTRGLIRQHQFSKVELIWFTKPEDSYEALAALTGHAEKILKELQLPYRVVDLCSGDIGFAAAKTYDLEVWLPSYETYKEISSCSNCEDFQARRANIKFKREQQGTAEHVHTLNGSGLALGRTVAAIMENYQEEDGSIGIPVVLQPYMGGRTQI, from the coding sequence ATGTTGGATATTAAGTATATGCGCCAAAATGAAGAAAAGGTAAAAAAAGTGTTGGCGGAACGAGGCATAAAAGCAACAGAGGTTGAACAGACAATCGCTTTGGACGAGAAGCGCAGGGATTTGATCGTTCAAACGGAAGAAAAGAAGAAACAAAGAAATGAAATTTCACAGCAAGTGGCTGAAAGAAAAAGGGCGAAAGAAGATGCCGGCGATTTAATCGCACAAACGAAAGAAGTGTCACAGGCAATTAAACGGCACGATGAAGAATTACGCAACATTGAAGAGAACCTTCAACAGTTTATGCTTTCGTTTCCCAATCTGCTGAATGAATCTGTTCCCGAAGGCGAGAGTGAGGAAGACAACGTTGAAGTGCGCCAATGGGGAACACCAACGGCATTTTCTTTCACACCGAAAGCACATTGGGATTTAGCCGCTGAGCATGATCTGCTTGATTTTGAACGTGCCGCAAAAGTAACCGGCAGCCGTTTTGCATTTTATAAAGGGGCAGGCGCACGGATGGAACGGGCATTGATCCAATACATGATGGATGTACATGCTGATGAACATGGCTATACGGAGACGTTGCCTCCTTACATCGTGCATCGGGACAGCATGATAGGAGCGGGGCAGTTGCCGAAGTTCGAGGAAGACGCCTTCAAGCTTGAAGACAATCCATACTATCTCATTCCAACATCCGAAGTGCCGGTCGTGAACATACACCGTGACGAGATTCTCGATGGGGATGACCTAAATATTAAATATGTGGCTTACAGCGCTTGTTTTCGAGAAGAAGCCGGTTCAGCCGGACGCGATACGCGAGGGTTGATTCGCCAACACCAATTCAGCAAAGTGGAATTGATTTGGTTTACGAAACCGGAAGATTCTTACGAGGCCCTTGCCGCGCTTACCGGCCATGCCGAAAAAATTTTAAAAGAACTACAACTCCCTTACCGAGTCGTCGATCTCTGCAGCGGTGATATCGGTTTTGCCGCGGCGAAAACGTACGACCTAGAAGTGTGGCTGCCGAGTTATGAAACCTACAAAGAGATTTCTTCATGCAGCAATTGTGAAGATTTTCAGGCACGGCGAGCCAATATTAAGTTCAAGCGCGAACAACAAGGAACGGCAGAACATGTTCATACCTTAAATGGTTCAGGACTTGCTTTAGGGCGAACAGTGGCCGCCATCATGGAGAATTACCAGGAAGAAGACGGCAGCATAGGCATCCCCGTTGTTTTGCAACCATATATGGGTGGGAGAACACAGATATGA
- a CDS encoding ABC transporter permease has translation MRQYLQEIQKRKDLLVYLVQSGLKAENRNSYLGYFWWLLDPLLNVLVYYFLVGVLLDRGGDNFAVFLVIGLVAWRWINTTVNSSAKAILKYSSIINQVYLPKAIFPMTITSTQLINFAFGLVIIASFLIATGTVPGWQVVFLPVIILIQYLFLLAISLFLAYVSVFIRDVDNIMTHVTRVFFYASPIIWEGGRLGPAAEDNLWIEILVTVNPIAHIVTGYRDILMEQSMPDWTGLLLIGFFSIMAIILLIYYYSRNEHKIIKAL, from the coding sequence ATGCGACAATATTTGCAGGAAATACAAAAAAGAAAAGACCTCTTGGTCTATCTGGTACAATCAGGGTTGAAGGCCGAGAATCGCAATAGCTATTTAGGCTACTTCTGGTGGCTGCTGGATCCTTTGCTCAACGTCCTCGTTTATTATTTTTTGGTCGGTGTTTTGCTGGACCGCGGCGGGGACAATTTTGCCGTCTTTCTGGTGATCGGCTTGGTCGCCTGGCGCTGGATTAACACGACGGTGAACAGTTCCGCAAAAGCGATTTTAAAATATTCGTCGATCATTAATCAGGTATATTTGCCGAAAGCAATCTTTCCGATGACGATTACATCGACGCAATTGATCAACTTTGCTTTCGGACTCGTTATTATCGCTTCATTTTTAATTGCGACGGGGACCGTTCCCGGATGGCAAGTCGTGTTTTTGCCGGTGATTATTTTGATTCAATATCTGTTTTTATTGGCGATTAGCTTGTTCTTGGCTTATGTCAGTGTGTTTATTCGTGATGTGGACAATATTATGACTCACGTGACACGGGTGTTTTTTTATGCATCCCCGATCATTTGGGAAGGCGGACGATTGGGCCCGGCGGCCGAAGATAACCTTTGGATAGAGATCCTTGTCACCGTCAACCCTATCGCACATATCGTAACCGGATACAGGGATATTCTCATGGAACAATCCATGCCGGATTGGACCGGATTGTTATTGATTGGATTTTTCTCGATCATGGCGATTATTCTCTTGATTTATTATTACAGCCGGAATGAACATAAAATTATTAAAGCATTGTGA
- a CDS encoding glycosyltransferase family 2 protein, whose product MTMQNDQARPLISIITPSYNSETYIPDAIRSVQAQTYTNWEMIITDDCSTDNTITAIQPFLEDERMKLIQLFENSGPGVARNTSIDAANGRFLAFLDADDQWMPEKLDKQLRFMQEGRIAFSFTPYQKVKKDGTDTGTIVSVPESIEYEQLLKQNVIGCLTVMLDRQRIGEVKMNPMRTRQDFALWLSLCRRGWTAYALQEVLAKYRVVEHSISSNKLTMAKNNWRMYRDIEQLSVPRSLWYFLHYVYRSSKKYLTK is encoded by the coding sequence ATGACCATGCAAAATGATCAAGCCCGGCCGCTTATTTCCATCATCACGCCGAGCTACAATTCCGAAACGTATATTCCGGATGCGATTCGCTCCGTGCAGGCGCAGACGTACACAAACTGGGAAATGATCATTACCGATGATTGTTCCACGGACAACACGATCACTGCCATCCAACCGTTTCTCGAAGATGAACGTATGAAGCTGATCCAACTTTTCGAGAACAGCGGACCCGGCGTGGCGCGAAATACGTCCATAGATGCCGCGAATGGTCGCTTTCTCGCCTTTCTGGATGCCGATGACCAGTGGATGCCCGAAAAATTGGATAAACAATTGCGGTTTATGCAGGAAGGACGTATTGCCTTTTCGTTTACCCCTTATCAAAAGGTAAAAAAAGATGGCACGGACACTGGCACCATCGTCAGCGTCCCCGAAAGCATAGAATATGAACAGCTACTCAAACAGAATGTGATCGGTTGTTTAACGGTTATGTTGGATCGCCAAAGAATCGGGGAAGTGAAGATGAATCCGATGCGCACGCGTCAAGATTTTGCGCTCTGGCTCAGCCTTTGCAGACGAGGATGGACGGCTTACGCTCTTCAAGAAGTGCTTGCCAAATACAGGGTTGTCGAACACTCCATCTCCAGCAACAAACTAACGATGGCCAAAAACAACTGGCGCATGTATCGGGATATTGAACAGCTAAGCGTGCCCCGCAGCCTTTGGTATTTTCTTCATTACGTCTACCGGAGTTCCAAAAAATATTTGACAAAATGA
- a CDS encoding ABC transporter ATP-binding protein yields MVTLQKSHDSTDGTGEVVMQADNLGVSFQSGHKDDYKSHIFNMFTKSKPETEKNKTVWPLRNIDFTGYQGEILGIIGSNGSGKTTLCKMISGILHPDEGRIHVNGNVTALFSMGMGFNKELTGRENAYLNGMMLGVTKKKVTEFIDQIQEFAGLGSFLDQPMKTYSSGMKARLGFSVAAHLEPEILILDEALNTGDTAFGDKAAGKMQELVQKAKMVILVTHSINFATKNCDRLMWIDKGDVRSIGHPDEVAEQYLATIPDKGKKRRRKLELQKTEADVKEKPVLEAENLGLYYPMKKDKFWALRDVSFTINEGEIVGIIGHNGAGKSTICKVLTNIIKPDNGTFDMQGETTALLNYGTGFNDQLTGADNVYLNGMFMGLPKPYLHEKYPEIVRFSELDKFMDRPIKYYSSGMRARLGFSIAATLQPDIFIIDEALSTGDIAFQQKASEKIQDMMESAKAVIIVSHSMSFVEKVCTRAIWMEQGTVKYDGEAQETVNLYKGQVKGKVGRKVKRRKQRQKEKSASK; encoded by the coding sequence ATGGTAACTTTACAAAAATCACATGATTCAACGGATGGCACCGGAGAAGTTGTGATGCAAGCCGACAACCTCGGCGTGTCGTTTCAGTCCGGACATAAAGATGATTATAAATCTCATATCTTCAATATGTTTACAAAAAGTAAACCCGAAACGGAAAAAAATAAAACGGTCTGGCCGTTGAGAAATATTGATTTTACCGGCTACCAAGGGGAGATTTTAGGGATTATCGGTTCGAATGGATCTGGGAAGACGACGCTTTGCAAAATGATTTCGGGCATTTTGCATCCGGACGAAGGCCGTATTCACGTCAATGGCAATGTGACCGCTCTTTTTTCCATGGGAATGGGCTTTAACAAAGAATTGACAGGCCGTGAAAATGCCTATTTGAACGGGATGATGCTCGGCGTCACGAAGAAAAAAGTGACGGAATTCATTGATCAAATTCAGGAATTCGCCGGCCTCGGTTCATTTTTGGATCAGCCGATGAAGACGTATTCCAGCGGGATGAAAGCAAGGCTCGGTTTCAGCGTAGCCGCGCATTTGGAACCGGAGATTCTCATTCTCGATGAGGCGTTAAATACCGGGGACACAGCTTTTGGCGATAAAGCGGCAGGGAAAATGCAGGAGTTGGTGCAAAAAGCAAAGATGGTCATCCTCGTCACGCACAGCATTAATTTTGCCACGAAAAATTGCGATCGTTTAATGTGGATTGACAAGGGTGACGTCAGGAGTATCGGACACCCCGACGAAGTCGCGGAGCAATACTTGGCGACAATCCCTGATAAAGGTAAAAAGCGCCGGAGAAAACTGGAATTACAGAAAACGGAAGCGGATGTGAAAGAAAAGCCTGTTCTGGAAGCAGAAAATCTGGGATTGTACTATCCGATGAAAAAAGATAAATTTTGGGCACTAAGAGATGTAAGCTTTACGATTAACGAAGGCGAGATCGTCGGCATCATCGGGCACAACGGAGCAGGAAAAAGCACAATCTGTAAAGTGCTAACGAATATCATTAAACCAGATAATGGGACATTCGACATGCAAGGGGAAACGACGGCGCTCCTCAATTACGGCACCGGCTTTAACGATCAACTGACGGGCGCCGATAATGTTTATCTCAACGGAATGTTCATGGGACTGCCGAAACCGTACCTTCATGAGAAATACCCGGAAATCGTTCGCTTTTCCGAACTCGACAAATTTATGGACCGCCCGATCAAATATTATTCCAGCGGTATGCGGGCAAGACTTGGATTCAGCATTGCCGCAACGTTACAACCGGATATTTTTATTATCGACGAAGCCCTCTCCACCGGTGACATCGCCTTCCAACAAAAAGCAAGCGAGAAAATCCAGGACATGATGGAAAGCGCCAAGGCCGTCATCATCGTCTCCCACAGCATGAGTTTTGTGGAAAAGGTATGCACCCGCGCCATCTGGATGGAACAAGGCACCGTCAAATACGACGGCGAAGCCCAGGAAACCGTGAACCTCTACAAGGGGCAAGTAAAAGGAAAAGTCGGCAGGAAAGTGAAAAGAAGAAAACAACGGCAAAAGGAAAAGAGCGCAAGCAAATGA
- a CDS encoding Lrp/AsnC family transcriptional regulator, producing MELDQTDFKILSMLQDDGKCSYSKIARNIGVSEGTVRGRINKMLKNDIFEFIIHTNPYKIGLHVQAIIGLETRVGYHDSIACQLQPHRSVRFIGAFSGKHDLIMQAFFQNNEELMAFVDRTLSGIEGIISVDVNVELKQYKDTFSYVD from the coding sequence ATGGAATTGGATCAAACAGACTTCAAGATTTTATCAATGTTACAAGACGACGGCAAATGTTCGTACAGCAAGATTGCAAGGAACATCGGTGTCAGTGAAGGTACGGTTCGCGGCAGAATTAACAAAATGTTAAAAAACGATATCTTTGAATTTATTATCCATACGAACCCGTATAAAATCGGCTTGCATGTTCAAGCCATCATCGGGCTGGAAACAAGGGTTGGCTATCATGATTCCATTGCATGTCAATTACAACCCCATCGGTCTGTCCGTTTTATCGGGGCATTTTCCGGAAAGCATGACCTCATCATGCAAGCTTTTTTTCAGAATAACGAGGAATTAATGGCGTTTGTCGACCGAACATTGTCGGGGATTGAAGGCATTATAAGCGTTGATGTGAACGTCGAGCTCAAACAATATAAAGATACGTTTTCCTATGTTGATTGA